From a region of the Hyalangium ruber genome:
- a CDS encoding transglycosylase SLT domain-containing protein, whose amino-acid sequence MKSALSFIALASFATLASAQPVASEPTSAPQPSTDGAPSEALLAPVPESEKTPLPSGYVEIFNPAFPMPVVQVPLKPVEAPKGRAYGLDELAPYFAEGKKKEAKEAFDRGFYLKARTLLEGEGNSPPVRYLRALSAVRGGDDVRAAKEMAELAEDYPAMKDRCLTHAGVALEALGRFDEAAAVLARVSEDSKLYVDSRLGLGRVLRKKKDYAGAMAALEPLASRPAPMFGRNVGAEALMATADIAVEKKDREKEREALWRLWARYPLSALTKQAERRLKGLKPPVEAQVIRAEQLIELHRNKQGLAVLQPLLAGLKLPDPVACRAHFAYGKGLRKERQHTAAIGTLSAVVDKCQDADLLPRALYVLGSSRSIVDQRRGSETYERLAREFPGHSFADDALFYAADLYVKTEQPAQAQARLEELERNYSQGDFLGEALFKAYWIARTSGAPDGGVAILERIEKRFADADETYDVERAQYWRARTLQERGDVTGAVALFEKIAVEHPATYYGLMARAQLGEVDKERLARLAPQLIFSEPAESPWPMHAGTVMEKDPHFLAGVELLRLGFPEAVASELLAVNRNGQPAEAVRLLVHLLSMAGDERAAHAVARVALRRDLGGRITPRTRPVWEIAYPNAYRELIEKHTKDAGVEPDLLQALMREESALDPKALSWAGAMGLTQLMPATAKATAAQLKIKRFSVDSLYQPDVNIRLGAHHLGELVKRFNGNTPFAVGSYNAGAGAVNRWRSDRKGVPLDAWVEEVPIAETRGYIKRVLRSYNTYQLLYGRPSKVPVVQSAGLGQPGR is encoded by the coding sequence ATGAAATCCGCCCTCTCGTTCATCGCTCTCGCCTCCTTCGCGACCCTGGCCTCCGCGCAGCCCGTGGCTTCCGAGCCCACGAGCGCGCCCCAGCCCTCCACGGACGGTGCTCCCTCCGAGGCGCTCCTGGCCCCGGTGCCGGAGTCGGAGAAGACGCCGCTGCCCTCCGGGTACGTGGAGATCTTCAACCCGGCCTTCCCGATGCCCGTGGTGCAGGTGCCGCTCAAGCCGGTGGAGGCGCCCAAGGGCCGAGCCTACGGGCTGGACGAGCTGGCGCCGTACTTCGCCGAGGGCAAGAAGAAGGAGGCCAAGGAGGCCTTCGATCGGGGCTTCTACCTCAAGGCGCGCACGCTGCTGGAGGGCGAGGGCAACTCGCCGCCGGTGCGCTACCTGCGCGCCCTGAGCGCGGTGCGGGGCGGGGATGATGTCCGCGCGGCCAAGGAGATGGCGGAGCTGGCCGAGGACTACCCGGCGATGAAGGACCGGTGCCTGACGCACGCGGGCGTGGCGCTCGAGGCGCTGGGGCGCTTCGACGAGGCGGCGGCGGTGCTGGCGCGCGTGTCCGAGGACTCGAAGCTGTACGTGGACTCGCGCCTGGGGCTGGGGCGGGTGCTGCGCAAGAAGAAGGACTACGCGGGGGCCATGGCAGCGCTGGAGCCGCTGGCGTCCCGGCCGGCCCCCATGTTCGGCCGCAACGTGGGCGCCGAGGCGCTCATGGCCACCGCGGACATCGCCGTGGAGAAGAAGGATCGCGAGAAGGAGCGCGAGGCGCTGTGGCGGTTGTGGGCGCGCTATCCGCTCTCGGCGCTGACGAAGCAGGCCGAGCGCCGGCTCAAGGGGCTCAAGCCGCCGGTGGAGGCGCAGGTGATTCGCGCCGAGCAGCTCATCGAGCTGCACCGCAACAAGCAGGGCCTGGCGGTGCTGCAGCCGCTGCTGGCGGGGCTGAAGCTGCCGGATCCGGTCGCCTGCCGCGCGCACTTCGCCTACGGCAAGGGCCTGCGCAAGGAGCGCCAGCACACGGCCGCCATCGGCACGCTGAGCGCGGTGGTGGACAAGTGCCAGGACGCGGACCTGCTGCCTCGGGCGCTGTACGTGCTGGGCTCGTCGCGTTCCATCGTGGACCAGCGGCGGGGCTCGGAGACGTACGAGCGGCTGGCGCGGGAGTTCCCCGGCCACTCGTTCGCGGATGACGCGCTCTTCTACGCGGCGGACCTGTACGTGAAGACGGAGCAGCCGGCGCAGGCGCAGGCGCGGCTGGAGGAGCTGGAGCGCAACTACTCCCAGGGGGACTTCCTGGGCGAGGCGCTCTTCAAGGCGTATTGGATTGCCCGCACCTCGGGGGCGCCGGATGGCGGGGTGGCCATCCTGGAACGGATCGAGAAGCGCTTCGCGGACGCGGACGAGACGTATGACGTGGAGCGCGCCCAGTACTGGCGGGCGCGGACGCTGCAGGAGCGCGGGGACGTGACGGGGGCGGTGGCGCTCTTCGAGAAGATCGCGGTGGAGCACCCGGCCACCTACTACGGGCTGATGGCGCGGGCGCAGCTGGGCGAGGTGGACAAGGAGCGGCTGGCGCGTCTTGCCCCGCAGCTCATCTTCTCCGAGCCGGCCGAGAGCCCCTGGCCGATGCACGCCGGGACGGTGATGGAGAAGGATCCGCACTTCCTGGCGGGCGTGGAGCTGCTGCGCCTGGGGTTCCCGGAGGCGGTGGCCTCGGAGCTGCTGGCGGTGAACCGCAACGGGCAGCCGGCCGAGGCGGTGCGGCTGCTGGTCCATCTGCTGTCCATGGCCGGAGACGAGCGCGCCGCGCACGCGGTGGCGCGCGTGGCGCTGCGCAGGGACCTGGGCGGTCGGATTACGCCGAGGACGCGGCCGGTGTGGGAGATCGCCTATCCGAACGCGTACCGGGAGCTGATCGAGAAGCACACGAAGGATGCGGGCGTGGAGCCGGATCTGCTCCAGGCGCTGATGCGCGAGGAGAGCGCGCTGGATCCGAAGGCGCTCTCGTGGGCGGGGGCGATGGGGCTCACGCAGTTGATGCCGGCCACGGCGAAGGCGACGGCGGCGCAGTTGAAGATCAAGCGCTTCAGCGTCGACTCGCTGTACCAGCCGGACGTGAACATCCGCCTGGGGGCGCACCACCTGGGCGAGCTGGTGAAGCGGTTCAACGGGAACACCCCGTTCGCGGTGGGCAGCTACAACGCGGGGGCGGGGGCGGTGAACCGCTGGCGCTCCGATCGCAAGGGCGTGCCGCTGGACGCGTGGGTGGAGGAAGTGCCGATCGCCGAGACGCGCGGCTACATCAAGCGCGTGCTGCGCTCGTACAACACCTACCAGCTGCTCTACGGGCGTCCCAGCAAGGTGCCCGTGGTGCAGTCCGCGGGGCTGGGGCAGCCCGGTCGCTAG
- a CDS encoding zf-TFIIB domain-containing protein, whose amino-acid sequence MASCPFCYGTLLPTFSNGLQREKCGRCSALWFEGEALAKVMGGSATDALIARARGKHGQCKGCKEPLEYVPQCSKCGHAAPTCPHCGTAPLSVAVVHGIEVDVCPDCRGVALDKGELEHLQQEAEQERDGGLDLKPKLEPQNLQKPQCMTCKRKLKLEHAFVYDTRLYCGSCAPQGSAPYSVELARASPSLQPTVGTYLQGGGGWTAADPISYAIGWLFSSMLD is encoded by the coding sequence ATGGCTTCCTGTCCCTTCTGCTACGGAACGCTGCTGCCCACCTTCTCCAATGGGCTCCAGCGGGAGAAGTGTGGCCGGTGCTCGGCGCTGTGGTTCGAGGGTGAGGCGCTGGCGAAGGTGATGGGAGGCTCGGCCACGGATGCGCTCATCGCGCGGGCTCGGGGCAAGCATGGCCAGTGCAAGGGCTGCAAGGAACCCTTGGAGTACGTTCCCCAGTGCTCGAAGTGCGGCCATGCCGCGCCCACGTGTCCCCATTGCGGCACGGCGCCGCTGTCGGTGGCGGTGGTGCATGGCATCGAGGTGGACGTCTGCCCCGACTGCCGAGGCGTGGCGCTGGACAAGGGCGAGCTGGAGCACCTGCAGCAGGAGGCCGAGCAGGAGCGCGACGGCGGGCTGGATCTGAAGCCGAAGCTCGAGCCCCAGAATCTGCAGAAGCCGCAGTGCATGACGTGCAAGCGCAAGCTCAAGCTGGAGCACGCCTTCGTGTACGACACGCGGCTCTACTGCGGGAGCTGCGCGCCACAGGGCTCGGCGCCGTACAGCGTGGAGCTGGCCCGCGCCAGCCCGAGCCTCCAGCCCACGGTGGGCACCTACCTGCAGGGAGGCGGCGGGTGGACAGCGGCGGATCCCATCTCGTACGCCATCGGCTGGCTCTTCTCGAGCATGTTGGACTGA
- a CDS encoding chemotaxis protein CheB, producing MSQTIRVLLADDSPTMLKMYLGLLAMAPEIQIVGTAKDGEEALLLARSLHPDVITLDVRMPRMDGIEASQRIMAEAPSRILVISGAVDAEMSFRALQAGALEVMPKPRAGKEGLVLFGTRLVQVIRSMADVPLAQNRTLASAPTPAAPLKGGRVDGFGLVAATGGPPALCMVLSLLPPNLPYPIFIAQHVSEGFTTGFCQWLSAASSLRLEVAQSGTRPHRGHVYLPPDGHQMQVLPTGELRVEPVQGTPAMLGDTLLSSLARVYGNRAGGAVLTGMGSDGAAGLVAIRRAGGLTFVQTPESCVVPGMPEAALRGGGTDVVLSLEQMAAALRSFSGAVSQSTLPPN from the coding sequence ATGAGCCAGACGATCCGGGTCCTCCTCGCGGATGACTCCCCCACCATGCTGAAGATGTATCTGGGGTTGCTGGCCATGGCGCCGGAGATCCAGATCGTCGGCACGGCGAAGGATGGCGAGGAGGCGCTGCTGCTGGCGCGCTCGCTCCACCCGGATGTCATTACCCTGGACGTGCGCATGCCGCGCATGGATGGGATCGAAGCCTCTCAGCGCATCATGGCCGAGGCGCCCAGCCGCATCCTGGTCATCTCCGGCGCGGTGGATGCGGAGATGTCCTTTCGCGCGCTGCAGGCCGGCGCCCTGGAGGTCATGCCCAAGCCGCGCGCGGGCAAGGAGGGGCTGGTGCTGTTCGGCACCCGGCTGGTGCAGGTCATCCGCTCCATGGCGGATGTGCCGCTGGCCCAGAACCGGACCCTGGCCAGCGCGCCCACGCCCGCGGCGCCGCTCAAGGGCGGGCGGGTGGATGGCTTCGGGCTGGTCGCGGCCACGGGTGGGCCTCCGGCGCTGTGCATGGTGCTGTCGCTGCTGCCGCCCAACCTTCCGTATCCCATCTTCATCGCCCAGCACGTCTCCGAGGGCTTCACCACGGGGTTCTGCCAGTGGCTCTCGGCGGCCTCGTCGCTGAGGCTGGAGGTGGCGCAGTCGGGCACGCGTCCTCACCGCGGCCACGTGTACCTGCCGCCGGATGGACACCAGATGCAGGTGCTGCCCACGGGCGAGCTGCGCGTGGAGCCCGTGCAGGGCACGCCCGCGATGCTCGGCGACACGCTGCTGAGCTCGCTGGCGCGCGTGTACGGCAACCGGGCCGGTGGCGCGGTGCTCACGGGCATGGGCTCGGATGGTGCGGCGGGGCTGGTGGCGATCCGCCGCGCGGGTGGCCTCACCTTCGTGCAGACGCCGGAGAGCTGTGTGGTGCCGGGCATGCCCGAGGCGGCGCTGCGGGGCGGAGGCACCGACGTGGTGCTGTCGCTCGAGCAGATGGCCGCGGCGCTGCGCTCTTTCTCGGGCGCTGTCTCCCAAAGCACCCTTCCGCCGAACTGA
- a CDS encoding chemotaxis protein CheB: MNKPIKILLADDSPTMLKMFSGLLAPASDIRIAGTAQDGAEALTLARSLKPDLITLDVRMPRMDGIEASQRIMTEVPSRILVISGAVDAEMSFRALQAGALEVMPKPTPLNGGISSFGTQLISTIRSMAGVPLTPRRPIIAPPGPPPVLRGGRVNGFGLVAATGGPPALAMLLSLLPPTLPYPVFIAQHVSVGFTSGLRQWLSAASPLPIEVARTGMRPQAGYVYLPPDGHQMQVLMSGEMLVEPISPLHGTLGDALLHSLARAYGNRAGGAVLTGMGSDGATGLLAIRRAGGLAFAQSPDSCVVPGMPEAALRNGAAESSLAVDGMASALRALSGPLPTVPLHRS, translated from the coding sequence GTGAACAAGCCCATCAAGATCCTCCTCGCGGATGACTCTCCCACCATGCTGAAGATGTTCTCCGGGCTGCTGGCCCCTGCGTCGGACATCCGCATCGCCGGCACGGCGCAGGATGGGGCGGAAGCGTTGACGCTGGCGCGCTCGCTCAAACCGGACCTCATCACCCTGGACGTGCGCATGCCGCGCATGGATGGGATCGAAGCCTCTCAGCGGATCATGACGGAGGTGCCGAGCCGCATCCTCGTCATCTCTGGCGCGGTGGACGCGGAGATGTCCTTCCGCGCGCTGCAGGCCGGTGCCCTGGAGGTCATGCCCAAGCCCACGCCGTTGAACGGAGGCATCTCGAGCTTCGGCACGCAGCTCATCAGCACCATCCGCTCCATGGCGGGGGTGCCGCTCACGCCCCGCAGGCCCATCATCGCGCCTCCGGGCCCGCCGCCGGTGCTGCGCGGGGGGCGGGTGAACGGCTTCGGGCTGGTGGCGGCCACGGGTGGGCCGCCGGCGCTGGCGATGCTGCTGTCGCTGCTGCCGCCGACGCTGCCCTACCCCGTGTTCATCGCGCAGCATGTCTCGGTGGGCTTCACCTCGGGGTTGCGCCAGTGGCTCTCGGCGGCCTCGCCCCTGCCGATCGAGGTGGCGCGCACGGGCATGCGGCCCCAGGCGGGCTATGTGTACCTGCCGCCGGACGGGCACCAGATGCAGGTGCTCATGTCGGGCGAGATGCTCGTGGAGCCGATCTCGCCGCTGCACGGCACCCTGGGGGACGCGCTGCTGCACTCGCTGGCGCGGGCGTACGGCAACCGGGCGGGCGGCGCGGTGCTCACGGGCATGGGTTCGGATGGGGCGACGGGGCTGCTGGCGATCCGGCGAGCGGGGGGGCTCGCGTTCGCGCAGTCACCGGACAGCTGTGTGGTGCCGGGCATGCCCGAGGCGGCGCTGCGCAACGGCGCCGCGGAGTCGAGCCTGGCGGTGGATGGGATGGCCTCGGCCCTGCGCGCGCTCTCGGGGCCGCTGCCCACGGTGCCGCTGCACCGCAGCTGA
- a CDS encoding chemotaxis protein CheB: protein MSKPIQVLLTDDSPTMLQVLTRLLSAQPDVSVVGTARDGEEAVALARSLKPDVITLDVQMPGMDGLGATERIMAETPCRILMVSGAPDTDLSFRALQAGALEVIAKPQGAPEDVARFGVRLLSAIRLLAEVPLVTQRNEGRSTAPTLTPGTRVAGFGLVASIGGPTALASLLWLLPRSLPYPLFIAQHITPGFTVGLHRWLSSLSPLPVEIARASEMPKPGTVYLAPDSHHLRVGMQGEFVIERASGSTFPSGDLLLASMSRAFGAQAGGAVLSGMGEEGAVGLNAIRRAGGLTFAQDPETCLVAGMPEAALRNKATEHRVSPEALATVLRALEGVPPAPPSPQGM from the coding sequence ATGAGCAAGCCCATTCAAGTCCTCCTCACCGACGATTCGCCCACGATGCTCCAGGTCCTCACGCGCTTGCTGTCCGCGCAGCCCGACGTGAGCGTCGTCGGCACGGCACGCGACGGAGAGGAGGCCGTGGCGCTGGCGCGCTCGCTCAAGCCGGACGTGATTACGCTGGATGTGCAGATGCCCGGCATGGACGGCCTGGGCGCCACCGAGCGCATCATGGCGGAGACGCCCTGCCGCATCCTCATGGTCTCCGGCGCGCCGGACACGGACCTGTCCTTCCGCGCGCTGCAGGCCGGCGCCCTGGAGGTCATCGCCAAGCCGCAAGGTGCGCCCGAGGACGTGGCGCGCTTCGGAGTACGACTCCTGTCGGCCATCCGGTTGCTGGCCGAGGTACCCCTGGTCACCCAGCGGAACGAGGGGCGCTCCACCGCGCCGACGCTGACGCCCGGCACGCGCGTGGCGGGCTTCGGCCTGGTGGCCTCCATTGGTGGACCCACGGCGCTCGCCTCGCTGCTGTGGCTGCTGCCGCGCAGCCTGCCCTACCCCCTCTTCATCGCCCAGCACATCACCCCGGGCTTCACGGTGGGCCTGCACCGCTGGCTCTCCTCGCTCTCGCCCCTGCCGGTGGAGATCGCCCGCGCCTCGGAGATGCCCAAGCCGGGCACCGTCTATCTGGCGCCCGACAGTCACCACCTGCGCGTCGGCATGCAGGGCGAGTTCGTCATTGAACGCGCCTCGGGCAGCACCTTCCCCTCGGGAGACTTGCTGCTGGCCTCCATGTCGCGGGCCTTCGGGGCCCAGGCCGGGGGCGCGGTGCTCAGCGGCATGGGCGAGGAGGGAGCCGTGGGGCTCAACGCCATCCGCCGCGCCGGTGGCCTCACCTTCGCGCAGGATCCCGAGACGTGTCTGGTAGCGGGCATGCCGGAGGCGGCGCTGCGCAACAAGGCCACCGAGCACCGGGTCTCCCCCGAGGCCCTGGCCACCGTGCTGCGCGCGCTCGAGGGTGTCCCACCTGCACCTCCCTCTCCGCAGGGGATGTAA
- a CDS encoding ATP-binding protein: MDIRTQSAVFASLVGLALGLSMLLRPGRTRVVTLYSVFALTVAGYYLSLFFTGIFPSPTYPWVARVAVGLTILLASAVPFTAVAFFLEFLGVSKGTYMLGRRLALLSAVFGLAVAVTPLAERTWARFAIGVWILGTLLTSVSLLLHRLRSQESRIERFRLMYLAIGAGASILFTALDLIDRRYDIPLPPLGPILSTLYLFFLAQTLLRLRLMDLHELLGKIASQTVLAIILAAVFTVLTAWVQQNTSLFIFNTVVAAFVIIILMEPLRVKVEERVVAIFFRERFELLRVLSALRARMATVIDISEVTRMMLDAIHETGRATHTSVYLLAEDRPGYRLFDSRGPPPENVLDTAAARGLLLAAASGQKAVLLENVEHRLQALKLQAAEGKRQRDEIKRLQDTRAALLQMKAGISVPLVGNDRVIGFLNLYDERVPEAYASDEIALILTVAERLATVLENSKLYEKIRERDRLAALGEMAAGLAHEIRNPLGAIKGAAQCLDPKQLPGEDGEFLEVIVEEVNRLNGVVTAFLDYARPLKQNFGPTDLNEVVTRTMRLIQNDVPAQMELAVQLDLTLPRVDADAEQLKQVLINLVQNAVQAIGGVAGRITVSTVKPDRFGDFRGTPEFVEVHVSDTGPGIPSDQHPHIFVPFFTTKQKGTGLGLAICQRIVKNHGGNISVQSRPGEGCTFVIRMPALPAEQPPVERPPTEGTPFPATRPSAALPLPPMEVQETPPPKAPEPKSKRDRKRKAG; encoded by the coding sequence ATGGACATTCGAACTCAGAGCGCTGTGTTTGCTTCCTTGGTCGGCCTGGCGCTCGGCCTGTCCATGCTCCTGCGACCAGGCAGGACGCGGGTGGTGACACTGTATTCCGTCTTCGCCCTGACGGTGGCGGGCTACTACCTCTCCCTCTTCTTCACCGGCATCTTCCCCTCCCCCACCTACCCCTGGGTGGCGCGGGTGGCCGTGGGCCTCACCATCCTGCTGGCCTCGGCGGTGCCCTTCACCGCCGTGGCCTTCTTCCTGGAGTTCCTGGGGGTCTCCAAGGGCACCTACATGCTGGGTCGGCGGCTCGCCCTGCTGTCGGCCGTGTTCGGCCTGGCGGTGGCGGTCACCCCCCTGGCCGAGCGCACCTGGGCGCGCTTCGCCATCGGCGTGTGGATCCTGGGCACCCTGCTCACCTCGGTCAGCCTGCTGCTGCACCGCCTGCGCAGCCAGGAGTCGCGAATCGAACGCTTCCGGCTGATGTACCTCGCCATCGGCGCCGGAGCCTCCATCCTCTTCACGGCGCTGGATCTCATCGACCGGCGCTACGACATCCCCCTGCCCCCGCTGGGGCCCATCCTCTCCACGCTCTACCTCTTCTTCCTGGCCCAGACGCTGCTGCGGCTGCGGCTGATGGACCTGCACGAGCTGCTGGGGAAGATCGCCTCGCAGACGGTGCTGGCCATCATCCTCGCCGCCGTCTTCACGGTGCTCACCGCGTGGGTTCAGCAGAACACCTCGCTGTTCATCTTCAACACGGTGGTGGCCGCCTTCGTCATCATCATCCTGATGGAGCCGCTGCGCGTGAAGGTGGAGGAGCGCGTGGTGGCCATCTTCTTCCGCGAACGCTTCGAGCTGCTGCGGGTGCTCAGCGCGCTGCGGGCGCGCATGGCCACCGTCATCGACATCTCCGAGGTGACGCGGATGATGCTCGACGCCATCCACGAGACGGGCCGCGCCACCCACACCTCCGTGTACCTGCTGGCCGAGGACCGGCCGGGCTATCGGTTGTTCGACTCGCGCGGCCCGCCGCCGGAGAACGTGCTGGACACGGCCGCCGCGCGCGGGCTGCTGCTGGCGGCCGCCTCGGGTCAGAAGGCGGTGCTGCTGGAGAACGTGGAGCACCGGCTCCAGGCCCTCAAGCTCCAGGCCGCCGAGGGCAAGCGCCAGCGCGACGAGATCAAACGCCTGCAGGACACCCGCGCCGCCCTGCTGCAGATGAAGGCCGGCATCTCCGTGCCGCTGGTGGGCAACGATCGCGTCATCGGCTTCCTCAACCTGTATGACGAGCGCGTGCCAGAGGCCTACGCCTCGGACGAGATCGCCCTCATCCTCACGGTGGCCGAGCGCCTGGCCACGGTGCTGGAGAACTCCAAGCTCTACGAGAAGATCCGCGAGCGCGACCGCCTGGCGGCCCTGGGCGAGATGGCGGCGGGCCTGGCCCATGAGATTCGCAACCCCCTGGGCGCCATCAAGGGCGCGGCGCAGTGCCTGGACCCCAAGCAACTGCCGGGCGAGGACGGCGAGTTCCTGGAGGTCATCGTCGAGGAGGTGAACCGGCTCAACGGCGTGGTGACGGCGTTCCTCGACTACGCGCGCCCGCTCAAGCAGAACTTCGGGCCCACGGACCTCAACGAGGTGGTGACGCGCACCATGCGCCTCATCCAGAACGACGTGCCCGCGCAGATGGAGCTGGCGGTGCAGTTGGACCTCACGCTGCCGCGCGTGGACGCGGACGCCGAGCAGCTCAAGCAGGTGCTCATCAACCTGGTGCAGAACGCGGTGCAGGCCATTGGCGGGGTGGCCGGCCGCATCACCGTCAGCACGGTGAAGCCAGACCGCTTCGGCGATTTCCGGGGCACCCCCGAGTTCGTCGAGGTCCACGTCTCCGACACCGGGCCGGGCATCCCCTCCGACCAGCACCCGCACATCTTCGTGCCCTTCTTCACCACCAAGCAGAAGGGCACCGGCCTGGGGCTCGCCATCTGCCAGCGCATCGTCAAGAACCACGGCGGCAACATCTCCGTGCAGAGCCGGCCCGGCGAGGGCTGTACCTTCGTCATCCGCATGCCCGCGCTGCCCGCGGAGCAACCCCCGGTGGAGCGCCCCCCCACGGAGGGTACGCCCTTCCCCGCCACCCGGCCCTCCGCCGCCCTCCCGCTCCCCCCCATGGAGGTCCAGGAAACCCCTCCTCCCAAGGCTCCCGAGCCCAAGTCGAAGCGGGACCGGAAGCGAAAGGCGGGCTGA